The Apostichopus japonicus isolate 1M-3 chromosome 1, ASM3797524v1, whole genome shotgun sequence DNA segment cttcagaagtttgttttccaaactttatcagcaaacaggtattgatACTTTAAGATCAGAAATACTTCTCAATAACTTAAACTGCTCTGAATTCTCAAAATTAAAGACCTCACAGATTTAGTTTGACACAAAACACTTGACCTCAACCTATTACAGTTGCCCCTATTAGTGGTGAACAACAAGTATATTTAGTGACAGAAATTATCCCAATATTTGCCATGCTGATGGAAGGTCATTTGAATTCAACAGTGGTCAAAGTCTGGAAATCGTGAAAGCTTGCAACTCAATTCCCCAAGAAGTCGCTTTTTCTGTGTCACTTACTGTTATAGGATTTGACCTTTCCTCTTTTAAGTGGCTGAGGGGGTTTTCCACTCTCACTAATGACTGTTTTCTGTCAACAACACTTAGAAGGGTAATACCTTTGCAATGATCAAGCTATCTGCTATGAAGTGCTAATTGACTTCAGGACACATTTTCCTTTGTTGTTCTATCAATCTGGTGATTTCACATTTTATACTtataaggcaaggaatcactaagcaattggctttctggttatatTTTCAGGATCCGGAGGGCTGCTTTCTGCATATATTGACCATTCAAATCACCAAGGACACCAATTGAATGTTAAAAAAGAGGAAAGTGACTGTGAAGAACAAGGTGAGAGCTatatcagggatgtaagtcttccgtatttttacggaaatccggtttttttttttaattccaataagtcttccgtatttttacggaaatccgttgttttttttaattccaataaaattccacaaaattgttcgaatatcaaagacacaacgcggcaaaaatgcctggcccgttgcagcaagctaacttcaattttcactcatcgatcactcaaaataccatttccagtttcgcatcattgcactgtacaacattgtgccatgtgaatatcgttgcgtacgtgcgaacttcaaattgctatagctcatttctgtcgttgaaaaaacCTTGCCaaattcatgttgattggactgctaattaatatcttcgtaactgctggtgctcgacataagttttggaattaacgcttgtgatatttgtgagcggcggaattctacgggatacgcatatgaaagtcgatatttgtgatggcattcgaatgtgagactgttttttattccgtagttcgctgcaacgtattcgtaactttgagctagcctaacctaacgatagtgtgtaagtagtaagaactaggggtaggatgtgctagcgctaatacttctaagctagcctaacatacagtaacgatagtgtgtaagtagtcagagctaggagtaggatgtgttaggaaggcattcacctggggtctccgAATGGTTTTCCggggttttttttggctgcacttacatccctgctaTATGTGTCATTTGTCAATCAAAGTGAAGGATGAATTAAACGATGGAGAAACATCCCCTGAAGATTCAGGACATTTAGGTGTTGATgtcggagtgtatagcctagtggttaacgccggcgtctcccagtcatgagatccctggttcgattccccgccgacagcaatgtgtgtcgtctggcaagggtgttgttcaataacaacttcccgacatggacgttaaatggatgtgtgccgagagattggcttcggtcagcttgcgagtctacaagcctccatggcttctttcgcgagttcctgcttgcgggaagatcatatatacatacatgtcatAAGTGAGAGAAACCTTACCGATGCAGCTATTGCAACAAAATATTGGCTACCTCTAAGAGCTTGAAGATACAATAAAGGACACATACTGGAGAGAAACCTTATTGTTGAAGACATTGCCACAAAAAATTTGCTCGGTCTGTAAATTTGAATACACATGAACGAACACACACAGCAGAAAAACCTAAGTTATTGTTGTAGTTATTGCTACAAAATGTTGACGTAACCTAGAGGTCATGGTGATGAGGAATCACTGAATTGGTTGATTTTCTGGGTATTAATTTATTGTACATCATtggtttaaatgttttcatgtgaaatatggcaaggaatcgcTGAGTCTGTCAGTCGCTGGTTTAACATTGTATATCATTGGTTAAATTTTCAGGAGCCACTGTACAAACTGACAATTCACTTTACCAGGGACATCAGCAGGACATTAAAGAGGAGGAAAGTGTATGTGAGGAACCAGTAGAAGGCTACCCATGTCATATATCAATCAAACTGGAAGATGAAGCAAATGATGGAGAAACATCCCCagaagattcagaacatgtagATGTTTCTAATTTGGGGAAGAAACCTCACAATAACTGTAGCTATGGGAACAATATCATAGCTGAAACTGAAATCTCGAACGAACATGAAAGATTACATGAAGGAGATAAACGTTTTTGTTGTAAGTATTGTGACGAAAACTTTGCTGAGATTAGATTATTGGAGACACATGAAAGAAcgcatacaggagagaaaccttatcattgTAGCTATTGCGACAAAAGCTTTGCTCGATCCAGAACTCTCACtgaacatgaaagaacacacacaagAGAAAAAACTCATCAATGTAGCTATTGCAACAAAATATTGTCTAATTCTAAATCCTTAAAAGTTCATGAGAGAagacatacaggagagaaaccttatcaatgtAGCTATTGTAACAAACTGTTTGTTGACTCAGGAACTTTGACAAGGCATAAAAGGACtcacacaggagagaaacctcatCATTGCAGCTATTGTAGCAAAAGCTTTGCTCGAGCCATAACTCTCACTGTACAtaaaagaacacatacaggagagaaaccttatcattgTAGCTATTGCAACAAAAGCTTTTCTCAAGCAGAAGCTCTCACtgtacatgaaagaacacatacaggagagaaaccatATCATTGCAGCCATTGTAGCAAAAGCTTTGCTCAAGCTGGAACTCTCACtgtacatgaaagaacacatacaggagagaaacttCATCAATGTAGCTATTGCAAAAAAGTGTTTGGTTATTCCAATACCTTAAAAGAACATGAAAGAAcgcatacaggagagaaacctcatCAATGTAGCTATTGTAGCAAAAGCTTTGCTCGGGCCGGAGCTCTCActatacatgaaagaacacatacaggagtgAAACCTTATCACTGTAGCTATTGTAACAAAGTGTTTGCTGTTTCTCAAACCTTAAAaggacatgaaagaacacatacaggagagaaacctcatCAATGTAGCTATTGTAAAAAAGTGTTTGCTTTTTCCCAATCCTTAAAagaacatgaaagaacacatacaggagagaaacttCATCAATGTAGCTATTGCAGCAAACTGTTTGCTAACTCACATGTCTTGAAAAGGCATAAAAGGACtcacacaggagagaaaccttatcattgTAGCTATTGCAACAAAAGCTTTGCTCGATCCATTGGCTTGAAGTGGCATAAAATGACtcacacaggagagaaaccttatcattgTAACTATTGCAACAAAAGCTTTGCTCGATCCAGAACTCTCACtgaacatgaaagaacacacacaggagagaaaccttatcaatgtAGCTATTGTAACAAAGTGTTTGCATATTCCCAATGCTTAAAACAACATGAAAggacacacacaggagagaaaccttatcattgTAACTATTGCAACAAAAGCTTTGCTCGGGCCGGAGCTCTCActatacatgaaagaacacatacaggagagaaaccttatcaatgtAGCTATTGTAACAAAGTATTTGCTTATTCCCAATACTTAAAACACCATGAAAGGACGCATACAGGAGAGAACCTTCATCAATGTAGCTATTGTAACAAACTGTTTGCTCACTCATATGTCTTGAAGAGGCATGAAAGGACtcacacaggagagaaaccttatcaatgtAGCTATTGTAGCAAAATGTTTGCTCAATCTTATCATTTAAAGGACCATGAAAGGAGACATActggagagaaaccttatcaatgtAACTTTTGCAGCAAAACCTTTGCTCAATGTGCAACtttaaagaaacatgaaagaacacatacaggagagaaaccttatcaatgtAGCTATTGTAGCAAAATGTTTGCTTACTCAGATGCCTTGAAGAGGCATAAAAGGACTCACCCATCCTCATCATTGCAGCTATTGTAGCAAAAGCTTTGCTCGCGCCAAAAGTCTCACTGTACATGATacaacacatacaggagagaaaccttatcattgcattGCAGCTTTTGTAGCAAAAGCTTTGTCTGAGCCAAAACTCTCACTGTACATGATAGAACACACActggagagaaaccttatcattgCAGCTATTGTAGCAAAAGCTTTGCCGAACTGGAACTCTCACTGTTCACGAAagagaaaccttatcattgCAGCGTTTGTAGCAAAAGCTTTGCTCCAGCCAAAACTCTCACTGTACATGAAAGAATGTCACAAACAGGAAAGAAACCTCATTTATGTAGCTATtgtaacaaaatgtttgctTGCTCAGCAGCTTTGTTGAGGCATAAAAGGACTCACACAGGGGAGAAACTGCGACAAAATGTATATTCTCACACATTCAAAAAGCATGAAAAGAAACCTGCAGGAGAGAAACCCTGTTATTGAACCATTTGctcaattttttaaaatttgtgtTAATTCCTGGGGGTAGATAACAGCACTTTCAGTCAATTTATTAacaattttgacaattttttattgTCATTAGCTGGAGAAAGGAAAGATAGCACCACCTAACAGTGTTTGGGGCCTTTTGGCTTTATTTCAtgtctttaatattttgttaaagtGGGTTACCAATTTAAGagaaatagtaacaaaaaattGTAAGCTTCCCACAAAAATCATTGTTTTCAACCATATCATGTTGATCTGTCCCACTGAATGTCACATATAGTCCTATGTGTCAGTAATATCAGGGGATTTTTTACTCCGCTTTTGGCATTTACAAGAAACTATGAGGTCCAGTTtgcatatgtgtgtatgtgtattcctagcttgtaaacacggtatctgaAGAATAAAGTATGTGATCATGTCATACATTGTATATATGGTCATGGTCAGTAGGGTGATCCCTATTGTCTTTGGTAGGGctatcatgcatattaatgagtgggcgggctTAACAAAAACTCTgcaatgtcaatatctcttcgACCGTATGTCTGAGTTAGTTCATACTACGGGTTGGTGATTTAAATACATATTAAGCATATGATCTTTTCAGCAAtatttacctcattaatattcatatgtgGATAGGAAATCTTCAAAAACAGCTTGTATAACCACGATATCTCAAACAAACACAGGTTGCATgaatttcatacttggtatatatgCTGGTCATGGtcagtagatgatccctattgttttgaaTGAGTGGTCAAGGGCTTAccataaaattcttaaaatgtcaatatctctgcaaatcagacatgagctttttccgtgaattcgcggaatatccgtgctTTCTTTATACCTCCGAGATTTACACCTCAATTTCCGTaaatttctaacaacagcgttGTATCAATTGATCCGTTGTTCACATGTTTTTCATTAGGTATGGatatccaacctgcagggggacaaaaattattatcctaacacactgtagcatacgtaaattggagcctataccgcaattttttgTGATTCCgtgaatatattttatttttagtttataCTTTTTATGGTGATTAAGTTACATATACATGTTATTTCGCAACATCAATTTTTAACTCACTTATATTCAAAATAGGTGTGGCTTTATGGGAAAACAGCTTGTAAAAGTTAcatctcaacaaccacaagttgaatcaatttCATACTTAGGTAGTTGATGTGATGAGTTGATTGTTTTTGGTTGCCATGCGGTGAATATTAATGAAGGAGTAGGGCTTAACGTAGAAAAGTTCTTGCTGGTATGGTGTTGGTATACAAAACAAgcacattttcatgaaattgcCAACTTTATGTCATTTATATTCAtgaaattgcaagaaatggttTTAATATAAGACAAGAACCAAATGTTACATGAGTTTCATCCTTGATATATGAAGTTTGTcacactacattcatacaatcaaccatgttgttttgttgtgtggatgtcatgaatattaaacagTGATCATAAAAATGTTTATCAGATATATCTGAACATGTATGTCTGATTTTTTGTATTCtttgataataaaatgtaagtatatagatacatgcttatgagatcataaaatATGCCCTGATCATTATCCATACATGTTTATCTGCATTTATACTATGTCACGAAATAGACTGTCAACATTTAGAGTTCTGAATCCTGGTAACCTTCCTTTACATGTTGCCGCATTAGTCTCCCACTTCagtttggtgtgcacaagttcattaACATGTATACTGTATTGCTTACCACAATGTGAACATGTAtgggcatcggaaccactaaacgttttcTGGTTTTATCATGTTTCACTATAGTGTTCATCGAAGAAACATCAATTGCAACAAATCTTGAAACCACTCAATATCTACCAACATATGCAAATGAATTGTAGATCGTCTCTCTAACTGGATGCTGTAGATCTTGTCTTAAGACAAACGATAATGATTTTTCAGCATAgacgtgaaaaaaaaaatattcacgaTTATTCTAGGTGGTTTCCTTTTTACATATCTGCAAAATGAAGTCTATGCGATGTTGGGAAGagctaaaaaaaacaaaaaacttttaCTAACGAATTAAAGAAAAGGATTACGCAAAAGCGGTAGGATGGTCACGTGATCCACTGCGACCTGTGACATAGTTTTGATGATAAAAAAGTGAGCTCGGTGTAGACTCTACTTCAGCTACGTGCGCTGATTGTGTTAGTTCAGTTTCAACCTACTCCATGTTGACGAgacaaacaacctaaaccaCTAGCAGAATGCCAAGAAATTGTGTTGCAGGGGTATGAAACAGAAGGAATGCGGACtctacaataattttttttaatttttttccccaaTCTTaaaagtagtgagagatattggaaactctggatacgattttTGAGGTGATCGaggaaagacttcatcgcaTTAGGAGTTTCTCACGACAAAGATGTTTGTTTGTTAAGCGCAGTGGGCCTATTTCAATGAGCGTGAATTTATCAACGAATTTTGAGGCCgactttgaaaaaaaactatatacaactatatataactatatatacaactatatatgCAATAAAGTCAGCATTAACACTGTAACAAATATAGGTCTAAGCCGGAAATTGGCAATCATGGCTTGTGGCTTCGACAATGGGTAACCTGACGGGCACGTGCACTTCCCTAAAAaatagtgcccccccccccccgatgcgATTGGTAGtggtaaagaaaatatttaaacaaaaactttatctgcctcaattaaaaaaataaatatcggacagacgaagcctgaaaattcttgaacataaagttacttcaagttgcaaaatattgcaccagattgcatcagAGGACCCTTATTAATCAAACATGTCTAAGGACGGCATTCCCAAATAAACATTGCGTCCCCTCTTCAAGTGGTGTGCCCCCCCCCTAACAATGGAGATGTCTGGCGAGGCCAACCTCTCATCGATTTTCGAACGTAAACATAACATTGAAAGGGCATAGAGGAGATTTGAACTGCGtgaaaccatggagctattaacgAAATAGCTCCATGGCGAGACATTCAACGGTCTAACTTAAATAAAATCTAatttttcttgtcgttttatTGAAGCCGACTGCCCAATGTAAATTACCGAAAATTTGGCAACAGAGTCTTATCGGGCCCCATtaaaatttgcgtgtggcaggGTCACTAATGGGCCTAagtaaaacatgtttgaaaGGTTGATACTTgcatgccgcattatttatatatctcCCGATAAATTGTTCCAGGATGTGTTGGAACTGGGGGACATGCCAGACATGAAGAATATAATGTCTATGTGGAGAAAGAATCcacatacaaattacaattggggcatggacgtcacTAAGGGCGAGTTTTGGGGGCCCGAGATGTCTTGATACCTCAATACCATTTAAATGTGTAATACGGAttggaaatgtgtgtatgctcgagcgacaAACATCGGGTAAGTACGTAGAGCACACACTGTCATTTGGGTTTTCACATTGTGGAAGTTCCGTTTGTGGAACGCcatgaagttgggctagaatgaTTCCTCCTGAATCCCAGATCACGAGCATGCACCTGAATAAAAGCGATGGGCCCTAACTGTagtgaaaacaaattatttagCCCCTGACTGACCACTCGATTGAGCTGAAAATGCGGTTGTTTTTCAAGCTCAATGTGACCTATCCGTTTGATTTAATGACGACCGTTTTATAATTTTCCGGTGTGCtacttgaaaaattaaaaaaaaaaaaaaaaaaaaacgtgttgcttggtaacatatgaACTAGCCTTTAGGTTaaatgaaaaggagaaaaaacaattatgtcattatcgttcatctttaaaggcactgaagactcgccccaaacagcgtgccgccatctttaaaaagttaacttcgttgcttgcaagtgaaaagtttctcttgtcgctacaaaatgcagacagtaatgaaacgtgataccttgttatctttagctggacctgagatgtccatcgctgtatcgtttgtacactgttgtgggtATTGGCCGCAGgtatatgtactgactgtacactagtgtctaattaccgacggtaggaagctgtgtgtatattttctgggatcgatggtggtgtctaacacttctgttacacctcattcgaaactaggtcagattagcGGCaatagacgtttctttttgcgcgagtcttaaTGCCCTTTAAGTATCCATGAGTGATGGCGTCCTTCCCGTCAGCGGTGTAGAGCCGTGCTGCATATAAACAGCGGTGAAGTTTGTGACAATCGAAAGGCTTAGCAAAAGTGATATCAAGCACGGCAACATGGAGGTTTTCAAGTAACACAAAGTGCTAAAGAGGGGTTCCTAATTCcatttcatgaaatattttaacaacAGGGCGCCGACCAgaagaaatcaaaatgtttgGAACCACAGTCAAGATTGAACCAGAATCACCGTTGCGTCATCCCACTGGTAACGGTTCCACGAAACTAGGGAACAGCTTAGTGTATCAATGTTTATATGCTTGACTGCAATGCAAAACTGATATTAATTATGCAGTTAGGAAATTAGGCCTAAGCTTGACTGTCTACATTAGGCTAGGCCTTTATTGAAAAGTTATGCTCATTTGCCCAGCAGCCCGGTGGAATTGGAATTCCTTAAATTATTTGCCCAGAAGCTGAATGACGAGTATCTTAATAAGTATTACAGTCACTATTCACATCCAGCCGACAGGTGAACAAGGGTATTCATCTTGAATTCCATGGgtggcgatccgtacttccgagtgggggggatatgaccttgttgactatctaagcgtagcgccactatgggttggcgcgaagcgtacaagaaaatttggggatttacaaaccctctagatggccggaaacggcacttcccgaggtttccaagcggcatatacccaactttaaaatagggatatcatgtccgaaatatctcatgatcaggatccaaaatccttttttttaaatttcgggtgttattttgggaaaattgcccctgtcaatcttgtttcaggcgctacgttagaatgttcgagagctcttttatattattcgatgaagaaaatggcctcatgcaggctattataggcctgcacatgcaatacacaattacacatagttacattcctaggtaccgattgctagggcatccgggtgaaacgtgtattaagcattaccctggtaacatgagattctcagctgttctagggaacatgtacgtgtgtaggcctactatagggcctatatgaatattatgagggtgcatatatgtactatatcaataccgtgggtgcaataatacattttgttgttatagggccaatgaagcctacagtcaactattcttgttttataaagacgcttaatttaaaaagatcgcactgcgtttatggtaggtgagaaatgaagctaaaaaagagccgtacattcacgatgatgcataaatgtaggcatgaaaatattcttatccctggcatttggtgggggggggatatggtgtattacatcccctccacccattttcatgggggggatatatccaccccccctcccccccaggatcgccgcccatgttgAATTCATCTCAAAATCAAACTTAGAATGATATCCATACATGATAATTTGATCTAGAATTGATTAGTAGAGGATCCCTTGCTGTAGTGAAGGCAAAAGGACATTCTAGGTATCCAAAGGTCAAACTAACAGTAAGGCATAACATTGTTGTGAAATTGTAACTTCAAGAGTAATTAAGACATAGACAAAAACCTTACAATTTGCAAAGAAAATAGGTTTTGATGGTGCAGataggtcatttgagttcaccagaggtcaaagtgaAAGTTGGGGAACTTCATAATAAGTCTATACATTCACCCCACATTCCACTTTGTTATCTACTGTATGGAGATCTCTTGAGTTGAGAAATAAGTCAACTGATGTGGCCCTTCAACATTTTGGAGGTTctgaaattaaatgataatATGGTAGGTCTGTGGTCCACCAGAGAGAATAGAATATTATGGTGCAAAGCTGGTGTTCAATTCACAAAATCTATCTCTCCTACAGTCTACTACTGTAACTGGTTGTTCTTTGTTATAATTTGCTACATTTTGTTCAGATCACCACAGTTTGCTATTTGGACCACCACGATGTAATCTTCCAGGTAATCCTGGGGATAATTGGGAAAAAGTCCTTAGCAATTTCCACTTTGTGTGTGTGCAGTGTTACATTAAATGATCTCATGTGAAATTATGGCAAGGAATCGCTAAGGCTGTCAGTCGCTGGTTTAACATTGTAAATCATTGGTTGTATTTTCAGGATCCAAGGAATTAGCAGCTGTACAAACAGACAATTCACTTTACCATGGACATCAGCAGGACATTAAAGAGGACGAAGGTGTTTGTGAGGAACCAATTGAGAGCTACTCATGTCATTTATCATTCAAAATTGATGATGAAGCAAATGATGGAGAACATGTagatttttctcatttggaagaGAAACCAAACAATAATTGTAGCCATGGGAACGAAATATCATCTGAAACACATACAGGAGATGAGCTTTTCCATTGTAAGTATTGTGACAAAAAATTTGCTGAAATTGGAACTTTGGAAGAACACAAAAGGACACATAATGGGGAAAAACCTTACCATTGTAACTATTGCCACAAAAGTTTTGCTCGTTCCGGGACTCTCACTGttcatgaaagaacacatacaggagagaaaccgtACCATTGTAGGTATTGTAACAAAATGTTTATTGCATCTGGCACTTtgaagaaacatgaaagaacacatacaggagagaaaccttttGGTTGTAGCTA contains these protein-coding regions:
- the LOC139970549 gene encoding uncharacterized protein isoform X1 codes for the protein MFGTKVKLEPESPLRYDTGPGGLLSAYIDHSNHQGHQLNVKKEESDCEEQGSGGLLSAYIDHSNHQGHQLDVKKEESDCEEQGSGGLLSAYIDHSNHQGHQLNVKKEESDCEEQGATVQTDNSLYQGHQQDIKEEESVCEEPVEGYPCHISIKLEDEANDGETSPEDSEHVDVSNLGKKPHNNCSYGNNIIAETEISNEHERLHEGDKRFCCKYCDENFAEIRLLETHERTHTGEKPYHCSYCDKSFARSRTLTEHERTHTREKTHQCSYCNKILSNSKSLKVHERRHTGEKPYQCSYCNKLFVDSGTLTRHKRTHTGEKPHHCSYCSKSFARAITLTVHKRTHTGEKPYHCSYCNKSFSQAEALTVHERTHTGEKPYHCSHCSKSFAQAGTLTVHERTHTGEKLHQCSYCKKVFGYSNTLKEHERTHTGEKPHQCSYCSKSFARAGALTIHERTHTGVKPYHCSYCNKVFAVSQTLKGHERTHTGEKPHQCSYCKKVFAFSQSLKEHERTHTGEKLHQCSYCSKLFANSHVLKRHKRTHTGEKPYHCSYCNKSFARSIGLKWHKMTHTGEKPYHCNYCNKSFARSRTLTEHERTHTGEKPYQCSYCNKVFAYSQCLKQHERTHTGEKPYHCNYCNKSFARAGALTIHERTHTGEKPYQCSYCNKVFAYSQYLKHHERTHTGENLHQCSYCNKLFAHSYVLKRHERTHTGEKPYQCSYCSKMFAQSYHLKDHERRHTGEKPYQCNFCSKTFAQCATLKKHERTHTGEKPYQCSYCSKMFAYSDALKRHKRTHPSSSLQLL
- the LOC139970549 gene encoding uncharacterized protein isoform X2 → MFGTKVKMEPESSLRYSTGSGGLLSAYIDHSNHQGHQLNVKKEESDCEEQGATVQTDNSLYQGHQQDIKEEESVCEEPVEGYPCHISIKLEDEANDGETSPEDSEHVDVSNLGKKPHNNCSYGNNIIAETEISNEHERLHEGDKRFCCKYCDENFAEIRLLETHERTHTGEKPYHCSYCDKSFARSRTLTEHERTHTREKTHQCSYCNKILSNSKSLKVHERRHTGEKPYQCSYCNKLFVDSGTLTRHKRTHTGEKPHHCSYCSKSFARAITLTVHKRTHTGEKPYHCSYCNKSFSQAEALTVHERTHTGEKPYHCSHCSKSFAQAGTLTVHERTHTGEKLHQCSYCKKVFGYSNTLKEHERTHTGEKPHQCSYCSKSFARAGALTIHERTHTGVKPYHCSYCNKVFAVSQTLKGHERTHTGEKPHQCSYCKKVFAFSQSLKEHERTHTGEKLHQCSYCSKLFANSHVLKRHKRTHTGEKPYHCSYCNKSFARSIGLKWHKMTHTGEKPYHCNYCNKSFARSRTLTEHERTHTGEKPYQCSYCNKVFAYSQCLKQHERTHTGEKPYHCNYCNKSFARAGALTIHERTHTGEKPYQCSYCNKVFAYSQYLKHHERTHTGENLHQCSYCNKLFAHSYVLKRHERTHTGEKPYQCSYCSKMFAQSYHLKDHERRHTGEKPYQCNFCSKTFAQCATLKKHERTHTGEKPYQCSYCSKMFAYSDALKRHKRTHPSSSLQLL
- the LOC139970614 gene encoding uncharacterized protein; its protein translation is MFGTTVKIEPESPLRHPTGSKELAAVQTDNSLYHGHQQDIKEDEGVCEEPIESYSCHLSFKIDDEANDGEHVDFSHLEEKPNNNCSHGNEISSETHTGDELFHCKYCDKKFAEIGTLEEHKRTHNGEKPYHCNYCHKSFARSGTLTVHERTHTGEKPYHCRYCNKMFIASGTLKKHERTHTGEKPFGCSYCDKIFAQSSYLSDHERTHTGEKPYHCNFCHKMFAQSATLKNHERTHTGEKPHHCSYCNKMFVESGTLKKHERTHTGEKPYECSYCNKMFARSYHLKNHERRHTGEKPYQCNFCSKTFAQCATLKKHERTHTGEKPHHCSYRNKMFAGHLN